A region of the Burkholderia pyrrocinia genome:
AAGAACCTGGAGAGAATCGGTGAGAACGATCTGGAAAATGATCGCCGTGCCGTTGCTGGCGACGGCGTGCGGAACGATTGCGCATGCGTGTCGGCCGCCCAACTATCAGACCGCGTATTTCGGTGACGCCCAACACATGGGCGACGAACTTCGCGACAAGGTGGCCGACGACATCCGGGCCAATGAGTCGAGGCCATGGCGAATACGCGCATGCGCGTATTCGCGGCCGCATCGCGCATTTGCCGCGCACGCCTGACAAACCCTTACCGATCAACGGCTTGGTGCCGTTAATGGAAGGTTGTCCACAAGCTTGCCAACATAATCTGTGGACAAGCCGCCTGTCACGCGCGCATCAGGCTGGTGCAGGAAAGCGCACCGTGACAGTGAGCCCGCGCCCGCCGTGCGTGGTACCGAGCGCGACCGTCGCGCGATGCTGTTCGGCGATCCGCTTGACGATCGACAGCCCGAGCCCGCTGCCCGACGACGTGGCCGCCTGCGCGCCCTCGCCGCGATAGAAGCGCTCCCACACGTCGGTGCGCTCGGCTTCCGGAATCCCGGGGCCGTCGTCGGCGACCTCGAGCACGGGCGTCGCGCCGTCGATGCGCGCGGACACGTCGACGCGCGCGCCGTCGCCCGCATAGCGGATCGCGTTGTCGACGAGATTGTTCAGCAGCACGCGCAGCGTGTCGATATTGCCCGCGGCCATCACGGGCGCCGCGACGATCGCGCCGAGATCGATCCGGTGCGCGTCGGCGACGCGCGCGCGGTCCGCGACCACCGACCGGCACAGCGCGGCGAGATCGACGGGCGCGGCAGTGGACGTGGCCGCTTGCGCATCGGGTTCGAGGCGCGCGAGCGTCAGCAACTGCTCGGCGAGGTGGCCGAGGCGCGTCGTGCCCGCATGGATCTGCGCGAGGATGCGCTCGCGCTCGTCGGCGGTCGCCGCGCGCCGCAGCAATTGCGACTGGATCGACAGCCCCATGATCGGCGTGCGCAACTCGTGCGCGGCATCGGCGATGAAGTGCCGCTGCAGCGTGAACGAGCGGTCGAGCCGCGCGAGCAGGTCGTTGATCGCTTCGGCGAGCGGCCGGACTTCGTTCGGCATCGATGCGACATCGACCGGTTCAAGGTTGTTCGCATTCCTGCGCTTCAGGCCGGATGCGATCGTGCGCAGCGGCCGCAGCCCCGCGCCGATGCCGAACCACAGGCCGATCGCCAGCACCGGCAGCATCGAGAACACCGGCCACAGCAGGTGCACGGCGATGCCTGCAATCGCTTCCCACCGCGCATGCCGCGCCTGCGCGAGCCGGATCGTCGTGCCGCCACGCTCGGTCACGTAAGTGCGCCA
Encoded here:
- a CDS encoding ATP-binding protein, yielding MMRVQRAIARWRSASLRRRLLMWLLPAACVIGLVASAGTYWGALRELDDLLDDQMRSMSKQIVVGPNGELSFSNRANGKHGFEASDPDAVLLQVWRNGTLVYSTDRDSTLPPPAQKGIASVDVGGQPWRTYVTERGGTTIRLAQARHARWEAIAGIAVHLLWPVFSMLPVLAIGLWFGIGAGLRPLRTIASGLKRRNANNLEPVDVASMPNEVRPLAEAINDLLARLDRSFTLQRHFIADAAHELRTPIMGLSIQSQLLRRAATADERERILAQIHAGTTRLGHLAEQLLTLARLEPDAQAATSTAAPVDLAALCRSVVADRARVADAHRIDLGAIVAAPVMAAGNIDTLRVLLNNLVDNAIRYAGDGARVDVSARIDGATPVLEVADDGPGIPEAERTDVWERFYRGEGAQAATSSGSGLGLSIVKRIAEQHRATVALGTTHGGRGLTVTVRFPAPA